DNA from Arthrobacter sp. PvP023:
AACGAACCGCCTGAGCCGCTACTCGGCGTCGTGCTGTTCGAGCACCGCGGCCTTGCGGAGGCGCAGCGCGTAGACGGCACCGAACGCGAATGCCTGCGTCACCACCACGAGCACGATCGCACCGGCGATCTTGTTGCCGCCGAGGATCATGGTCAGGCCGACGATT
Protein-coding regions in this window:
- a CDS encoding NF038396 family protein, which codes for MLKKPETLFVLGYMLLPLLALLSAIVGLTMILGGNKIAGAIVLVVVTQAFAFGAVYALRLRKAAVLEQHDAE